The window TAGCTGAAAGAGTGATTTTTCTCCCTGTCTCCACGTCATAGGAATTGATGTAAGTGCGGGTAACTGAGGGTGTTTTCCCCTTTGTGTCAGCGTAATTTTGCCGGAGGCTTAAAATTTTGCCGTCGTTTTGCAGCACCTCATAATCAAAGGTAAAAACAGATTTCCTTTCCGATGCTTCTTTGCTGTCTGCCAATGACAAAAAGTATTCCTCTGAATCATAGATAAAGTCATATCGTCTGAACGACTGGTCATTCTCCCTTAAACTCCGGTTGATCAGATACTGGGACTCCGGCTGATCAGGGATTACAACCTCCGGTTCCCGGCTGTTCCATTGGTATATCAGAGCCCCTTTGTCGGAGTATTTTACATATTTGTGCAGGGACCAGGTGGTTATGGTCACGTTTTCCTGATTTTTTTCTTCTGCTCCAGGTTCTGCGGCATTGGAGGAGGTTTCTTCGTTCTTGTCTGTTTTGGGAAGTGTTTCCCCTGCAGGGGTCTCCTGTATCCGGGAAGACATGCTGCACCCTGCGGCTGACAGGGAGAGTGCCAGCAGCACAATTGACAGTATTGGATGTGGTTTCATATTTCCTCATTCCTCTTTTTTGGTATATAATCATTATACCATGCTTTTTTTCAGGGGAAACAGTTTTTTGAAAGAATCCGGCAGGATCTGAGATCTGTCAATCCCTTGAGGAAACAGCTGCATGATTCTAAATAATTATCGAACAAATGTTTGCAAAGCGGTTGAAAGTATGCTATAATATGAAAAATCGGTTGCTGAGTAACAGAGGTGCGGGCTTAAAGAGTCCGCATTCGAATGTTGTGAGATTCAGGATTTCAGTATATAACAGGAGTACAGTATGGCAAAACAGTATATTAAGATAAGAGGTGCTAATGAGCACAACTTAAAGAACATTTCCGTGGATATCCCAAGAAATGAGCTGGTTGTCCTAACCGGTCTCAGCGGTTCAGGAAAATCTTCCCTGGCTTTTGATACGATCTATGCCGAGGGGCAGAGGCGTTATATGGAGTCTCTTTCCTCCTATGCGCGGCAGTTTTTAGGGCAGATGGAGAAGCCGGATGTGGAAAGCATTGAAGGGTTGTCACCGGCCATTTCCATTGACCAGAAGTCTACCAACCGCAACCCCCGTTCTACGGTGGGAACGGTCACTGAGATTTATGATTATATGAGACTTTTATATGCCAGGATCGGCATCCCTCACTGTCCCAAGTGCGGGCGGGAGATCCGCAGGCAGACCATTGACCAGATGGTGGATCAGATCATGGAGCTGCCGGAGCGGACCAGGATCCAGCTGCTGGCCCCTGTTGTAAGGGGACGGAAGGGAGAGCATGCAAAGGTTCTGGAGCACGCCCGCAAGAGTGGGTACGTAAGGGTGCGCATAGATGGAAATCTTTATGAGCTTTCCGAGGAAATCAAGCTGGATAAGAATATCAAGCATAACATCGAGGTGGTGGTGGACCGTCTTGCCATCAGGAAAGGCATTGAAAAGCGTCTGACCGACTCCATTGAGACTGTCATGGAGCTGGCAAGCGGCCTGATGACTGTTGATGTTATGGACGGGCAGCCCATTAATTTCAGCCAGAGCTTTTCCTGTCCGGACTGCGGAATCAGCATCGATGAAGTGGAGCCAAGGAGCTTTTCATTCAACAATCCTTTCGGCGCCTGCCCGGATTGTTTCGGACTTGGATATAAGATGGAATTTGACGAGGATCTGATGATCCCGGATAAGAGCTTAAGTATTGACCAGGGGGCCATTGTAGTGCTTGGCTGGCAGTCCTGTACAGATAAGGGCAGCTATACCAGAGCTGTTTTGGAAGCTCTTGCCAAAGAGTACAAGTTCCGTCTGGACACTCCCTTTGAGGATTATCCAAAGGAAGTTCATGATATTCTCATTCATGGAACCAATGGAAAGGAAATCAAGGTCCATTATAAGGGGCAGCGAGGAGAAGGTATTTATGACGTGTCCTTTGAGGGCCTGGTCCAGAACGTTGCCCGGAGATACCGGGAAACTTATTCTGAGTCCTCCAAGGCAGAGTATGAGTCCTTTATGCGGATTACCCCCTGTCCTGCCTGCGGCGGGATGAGGCTGAAAAAGGAGTCTCTGGCTGTTACGGTAGGAGATAAGAACATTTATGAAGCGACCAACATGTCCATTGTCAAGTTCCGGAATTTTATGGACGAGCTGGAGCTGACGCCTATGCAGCATGCCATCGGAGACCAGATCTTAAAGGAAATAAGGGCCAGGATTTCTTTCCTCATTGACGTTGGCCTTGATTATCTGACCCTGACCCGTGCCACAGGGACTCTGTCCGGCGGCGAAGCCCAGAGAATCCGTCTGGCGACTCAGATCGGTTCCGGTCTGGTGGGTGTGGCTTACATTCTGGACGAGCCCAGCATCGGTCTTCATCAGAGAGATAATGATAAATTGTTAAAAACCCTTTTGCATCTTCGGGATTTGGGAAACAGCGTAATTGTGGTGGAACATGACGAGGATACCATGATGGCAGCGGACTACATTGTGGATATCGGTCCCGGTGCAGGAGAGCACGGCGGAAATGTAGTGGCTGCCGGAAATGCGAAGCAGATCATGAAGAATAAGGATTCCGTTACAGGGGCTTACTTAAGCGGACGGATCAAAATCCCGGTTCCAAAGGAAAGACGGCAGCCTGCCGGTTATCTGACCGTGAGAGGAGCGGCAGAGAACAACTTGAAGAACATTGACGTGACCTTCCCTCTGGGAGTCATGACCTGTGTCACCGGTGTATCCGGTTCCGGAAAGAGTTCTCTGGTCAACGAAATCCTATATAAATCCCTGGCAAAAAAGTTGAACCGTGCCAGAATCATTCCAGGAAAGCATAAGACAATTGAGGGAACTGAGCAGCTGGATAAGATCATTGCCATTGACCAGTCTCCCATTGGACGGACCCCAAGATCCAATCCGGCAACCTATACAGGGGTATTTGATTTGATCCGTGATTTATTTGCTTCCACTCCTGACTCAAAGGCAAAGGGATATTCCAAGGGACGTTTCAGCTTTAATGTAAAGGGCGGACGATGCGAAGCCTGCAGCGGCGACGGAATCATTAAGATCGAGATGCATTTCCTTCCGGATGTTTACGTTCCCTGCGAAGTCTGCGGCGGAAAACGGTATAACCGTGAGACGCTGGATGTTAAGTACAAGGGAAAAAGCATTTATGATGTTCTGAATATGACAGTAGAGGAAGCTCTCAAATTCTTTGAAAATGTTCCTTCCATTGCAAGGAAGATTGCCACCTTAAATGATGTGGGGCTTTCCTATATCAGGCTTGGACAGCCCTCTACGGAGCTTTCCGGAGGAGAGGCTCAGAGAATCAAGCTGGCGACGGAGCTGAGCAAGAGGGGAACAGGAAAAACCATTTACATTTTGGACGAGCCTACCACCGGCCTTCACTTTGCGGATGTCCATAAGCTGATTGAGATTTTGCGCAAGCTGTCGGAAGGCGGCAATACGGTGATCGTCATTGAACATAACCTGGATGTGATTAAGACCGCGGATTACCTCATTGATATCGGACCTGAGGGAGGAGAAAAGGGCGGTACAATAATCGCCCAGGGCACACCGGAAGAAGTAGCAGAATGTCCATCCTCATACACCGGTTATTACGTAAAAAGATATTTGGATAAGCCCATTGGCTGATTTTCGGCCTAGGGATTGTGAATCAACTGGATATGCCTGCATATCCAGTTGATTCATTCGTATAATAATGAAAAGGTTCCGTGGATACAGAGCTGGGAAGATTTCAAGAAAATGCTTGTCAAGCCATTGGAAGTAGAATATAATGTAACCCAAAGCTTTATTTGCTGAAGATTATTTTAGGAGGAATACCCGTGAAGAGAGAAATGATTATCGTTCTGGATTTCGGCGGACAGTACAACCAGCTGATTGCCAGAAGGGTCAGAGAATGCAATGTTTACTGTGAGGTTCACCCTTATACACTGTCACTGGACAAGATTAGGGAAATGAATCCGAAAGGAATCATTTTTACAGGTGGTCCAAACAGCGTATATAAGGAGGCGTCCCCTCACTGTGAGAAGGAAATCTTTGAAATGGGGATCCCGATTTTGGGAATCTGCTATGGCTCCCAGTTAATGGCATATATGCTGGGCGGCAAGGTTGCCACAGCGCCTGCCAGCGAATACGGCAAGACAGAGGTTGACGTGGAGGCTGACAGCAGGATTTTAGAAAATGTAAGCTCCAAAACTGTCTGCTGGATGAGCCATACAGATTATATAGAGAAGGCGCCGGAAGGGTTCCATGTTACGGCTCATACACCGTCATGCCCGGTTGCTGGTATGGAATGTGAGGAGCAGGGCCTTTATGCCGTACAGTTCCATCCTGAGGTTATGCATACCCAGGAGGGCACCAAGATGCTTTCCAATTTTGTTTATAATGTCTGCAAGTGCTCCGGTGACTGGAAGATGGACTCTTTTGTGGAAGCTTCCATTGAGTCTATCAGAGAAAAGGTTGGCGACGGCAAGGTGCTTTGTGCCTTATCCGGCGGCGTAGATTCCTCCGTGGCTGCAGTTATGCTGGCAAAGGCGGTGGGAAAGCAGCTTACCTGTGTGTTTGTTGATCATGGCCTTCTTCGTAAG of the Lacrimispora indolis DSM 755 genome contains:
- the uvrA gene encoding excinuclease ABC subunit UvrA, which produces MAKQYIKIRGANEHNLKNISVDIPRNELVVLTGLSGSGKSSLAFDTIYAEGQRRYMESLSSYARQFLGQMEKPDVESIEGLSPAISIDQKSTNRNPRSTVGTVTEIYDYMRLLYARIGIPHCPKCGREIRRQTIDQMVDQIMELPERTRIQLLAPVVRGRKGEHAKVLEHARKSGYVRVRIDGNLYELSEEIKLDKNIKHNIEVVVDRLAIRKGIEKRLTDSIETVMELASGLMTVDVMDGQPINFSQSFSCPDCGISIDEVEPRSFSFNNPFGACPDCFGLGYKMEFDEDLMIPDKSLSIDQGAIVVLGWQSCTDKGSYTRAVLEALAKEYKFRLDTPFEDYPKEVHDILIHGTNGKEIKVHYKGQRGEGIYDVSFEGLVQNVARRYRETYSESSKAEYESFMRITPCPACGGMRLKKESLAVTVGDKNIYEATNMSIVKFRNFMDELELTPMQHAIGDQILKEIRARISFLIDVGLDYLTLTRATGTLSGGEAQRIRLATQIGSGLVGVAYILDEPSIGLHQRDNDKLLKTLLHLRDLGNSVIVVEHDEDTMMAADYIVDIGPGAGEHGGNVVAAGNAKQIMKNKDSVTGAYLSGRIKIPVPKERRQPAGYLTVRGAAENNLKNIDVTFPLGVMTCVTGVSGSGKSSLVNEILYKSLAKKLNRARIIPGKHKTIEGTEQLDKIIAIDQSPIGRTPRSNPATYTGVFDLIRDLFASTPDSKAKGYSKGRFSFNVKGGRCEACSGDGIIKIEMHFLPDVYVPCEVCGGKRYNRETLDVKYKGKSIYDVLNMTVEEALKFFENVPSIARKIATLNDVGLSYIRLGQPSTELSGGEAQRIKLATELSKRGTGKTIYILDEPTTGLHFADVHKLIEILRKLSEGGNTVIVIEHNLDVIKTADYLIDIGPEGGEKGGTIIAQGTPEEVAECPSSYTGYYVKRYLDKPIG